A stretch of Macadamia integrifolia cultivar HAES 741 chromosome 7, SCU_Mint_v3, whole genome shotgun sequence DNA encodes these proteins:
- the LOC122084057 gene encoding unconventional prefoldin RPB5 interactor 1-like — translation MGPTSKDLLSLEREKSSSCLESTLLVCKKESLSKTSKPHHTNEKLATTSVPKSEVLGKVKDFLGVMEEANKRLRLDAQEKSQNDHDIEVLTGNETELIEMDLLLGVADLHTPEALAAAESAMTSSQSACLLAGGGSGSYLSCSDDDSDSGDDDDDNDDNKNESCLSDKFQKPKMDPDHSQDNKKAKKRPRIIELQ, via the exons ATGGGGCCAACAAGTAAAGATCTTTTGAGCTTGGAAAGGGAGAAATCTTCCTCCTGCCTAG AGTCCACCCTTCTAGTTTGCAAAAAAGAGTCGCTTTCTAAAACCTCAAAGCCACATCACACTAATGAGAAACTTGCAACGACTTCAGTTCCCAAGAGcgaag TCCTTGGAAAAGTGAAGGACTTCTTAGGAGTTATGGAGGAAGCTAATAAAAGACTGCGACTTGATGCACAG GAGAAATCTCAGAATGACCATGATATTGAAGTGCTCACTGGGAATGAAACTGAATTGATTGAAATG GATTTGTTGTTGGGTGTTGCTGATCTTCACACCCCAGAGGCTTTGGCTGCTGCTGAATCTGCAATGACAAGCTCCCAATCAGCATGTCTGTTGGCAGGCGGCGGTAGTGGATCATACTTATCATGCAGTGATGATGACAGTGAcagtggtgatgatgatgatgacaacgaCGACAATAAAAATGAATCATGCTTGTCAGACAAATTTCAAAAGCCAAAGATGGATCCAGATCATTCCCAAGATAACAAGAAGGCCAAAAAACGACCTAGGATTATTGAGCTCCAATGA